In Telopea speciosissima isolate NSW1024214 ecotype Mountain lineage chromosome 10, Tspe_v1, whole genome shotgun sequence, the DNA window CGGAGAACGATTTGATATCTATCTGACTATCTCCCCACTGTTTACGCCCTGAGATTTAACAAGACATGACCAGGTGGGTAACCACTTTTTCTTTCACGAGTTGAAAGCACCAGGTGGCAGGTCGATTTTGTCGTTCTAATGgacaattttgtaattttaggaAAACccagattaaaataaaattatatttgaaATCATACAGGTCGTAAGCATATGATCAAACACGTGTGTTGGATTAAGAAGGATTTGCAGATTATAAACAATTACAACTAACAAAGAGTTTACGCGTCAGAGTGACGTGTTGGCAGTTACGTTCCAGGCACGGCGACCGTGACGGTAGAGGATTCCTTGAGAACCAACAAACATGGCCGTAAGCCCGTAACCAACAATCGTGACGAACACAGAATTCACACACCAAATCGTTTTAACAATTACAATCAGAAATTAAACAGGAGTGGTCCTGTTATCGAACATATCTCTTTGAGGTCTATCGTCGATCATCTCATCTTCAATCTCGTTTTCACCGGAGATTTCTTCCAGACACTTCCCGTTGTAATCGGGCACTAGCAGCGTGAAGAACATTCCAAAGAAGTTGACAACACCAAGCATGATGAGCGAATTCTTTACTCCAATACCAGGTGGGTACCCAGCGTCCGTCATGGTCTTGTCCTGGCTCTGTGCTGCATAAAGAAACCCAAACGCTCCCACCAGAGCCCCTGCTTTCCCCGCCGCCGCGGATATCCCATGGCATGTCGACCTCATTCTCGCAGGGAATATTTCCGCAGGCACCACGAAAGTGGTTGTGTTGGGGCCGAAGTTGGCGAAGAAGAAGGTGAGCGAGTACAACACCACGAACCCAATTTGGTTACCCTCTGACGTCCAATGGTGGAAAGGGATAGCTAAAGCGAACATGAACACCGTCATGAAGAAGAACCCCAACATTTGGATTGTATATCTACCAATATAATCTATCAATGCCACTGTAAACCAATACCCTGGAAGAGTGCTGCACAGTGCTATTAATGTCTGTGCCCTCGCAATCCTCCAAACTTCCTCAATGGCATTCATCGTTTTGGCTGCAGGGATCCACCCGATTGCGGTAAAGATGTCCTTCTGGAACAGATTCTGACTGTAAAATGCAATGTCTAATAGGAACCATGTGGTGGTTGTTCCCACTAAGTGAAGCCCGTGGCGACGAACGAACTCCTTAGAGAACAACCCATAcggatttttggattttttagcGAGCCGCTCTACTGTCTCTTGCATTTCTTCGAACACTTCGACCTGCAAGACCTTTGCCATATCTATGGCTGCCTGTTTCGCATTTCTGGCAACGAGGGCAGTGTAACGAGCGGTTTCAGGCATCTTCATACGCCAGTAGTAAGTAAGAGCAGCGGGCAAGCCTCCGAACATCAGCACTATACGCCACACGTAGTCAGCCTCAGGGACGGTCGAGGCCTCTGGATTGTCTTGGTAAGCAGGGGAAGGAAACTTGATCTTAAATGCAGCTGAAACGATGAGGGCTACGATTCCACCAGCTAAAATCCCAAAACCTTGCATTGCGAACACGGCTGCGATGAAGGTACCACGGGTTCTTTTGTTTGCATACTCAGACATAATGGTTGCGGACAAAGGGTAATCGCCACCAATGCCGAAGCCAAGCCAGAAACGGAAGAAACAGAGTGTCACCATGACACCCTTTGAGGTGTGACCAAAGGAGAGTCCAGAGGCAATGGAGCAGACGACCATGAGAATGAGAGTGACACCATAAATACGTTTACGCCCCATCTTGTCACCAAGCCAACCAAAGAAGAGCTGCCCAGCGAGTGTCCCGCACAGGGCAACCCCAGTGACTGCCTCGGCAACATTTGGGGGCAAAGTTCCTGGCTTCGATGCTCCTGGGTTGGTGTAGTATAAGCGACCCAGCAACTTGGTTAAGAGTGAAATGCAGAATAAATCGTAAGCATCTGTGAAAAACCCCATTCCTGCAATGACAATTACTGTGAAGTGGTACAGTTGTGTCTTCGCAGCATCAAGTGCTTTAAGCACTTGTAACTGTTGCTGAGCCATGGCTACCGGCCTGCTTCTGAGTTTGCTTcctcaatttggatcctctactgctacAGGGTACGTACGTATGACACTGCAAAGCCAACGACAGAATCCATCAACTGTTtgatattatttttcttaggCTCGTGATGGTCAGGCATGACGATTTCGTCTGGGTCAACCCGGTACGTGACTCAAATGAATCCACAAGTATGGTACTCAAATTAATtggaatttaaaatttttaattaaaaaaaaagggcaggCCACTTGTGTCACATCAATGTGTgactcaaattcaattatatatttctacccaaaaaaaaaaaaattcaattatataTCTTTTTATGTCTTGGCATGCATAAATTCGCGCTTGTATATTAGGGTAAAATTTTTCTACAAATTGGATGGTAGAAATGGTACAATTTCAACTCACCACGTGTACAACACAATTGGTTGCATCGCATGAATGCCCACTTCGTGTGCATTTCCATTTATTGTTTTTAGACATTCATGCGTTGCAATAAATTACTCAGTACATGTGATGAGCTGGAATTAAACCACATAAAGATAACAGGAATGTCTGTAATTACATTAGCCCTTTCTGtgttgccacatggcaaaaccAAGGTCCACCTAGAAACTTACCTCTTGTGGTTGAACCCATACGACTTTTGAATCAAAACCTCTCAAAAATATATGTGGACATATTTGCTTCTTCTGATTCAAAATCTTGCTTCTCACGTACCTTTAAATCCCCTCccagatagagagagagagcgctAAGAAGCTGTTGCTGGTGCATATGAAATATGGAGAGGAGTAAGGAAGGGGCCATGGTAGCCCTTTAATACTCTCTATACTGAGTAGTATGGGCACGTTCACATATACCTCATTTTGATTCTTTCTTATTACAAAAATGGAGAAGTCAACGAGAATGCCAGATAGGATATAACTCTAATCGCCtgcatctttcttttttaaagcCAGAACGTGAGCACGACGACATCTGGTTGTCTACTGTTGGATTTGGATCCAAAGGAAATACATactgtttatttatttacataaatatcccccccctctctctcatatctcTATCCCAAGTatccatggttctaagtatcggtatcgtatatATCAAT includes these proteins:
- the LOC122641801 gene encoding probable inorganic phosphate transporter 1-3 — protein: MAQQQLQVLKALDAAKTQLYHFTVIVIAGMGFFTDAYDLFCISLLTKLLGRLYYTNPGASKPGTLPPNVAEAVTGVALCGTLAGQLFFGWLGDKMGRKRIYGVTLILMVVCSIASGLSFGHTSKGVMVTLCFFRFWLGFGIGGDYPLSATIMSEYANKRTRGTFIAAVFAMQGFGILAGGIVALIVSAAFKIKFPSPAYQDNPEASTVPEADYVWRIVLMFGGLPAALTYYWRMKMPETARYTALVARNAKQAAIDMAKVLQVEVFEEMQETVERLAKKSKNPYGLFSKEFVRRHGLHLVGTTTTWFLLDIAFYSQNLFQKDIFTAIGWIPAAKTMNAIEEVWRIARAQTLIALCSTLPGYWFTVALIDYIGRYTIQMLGFFFMTVFMFALAIPFHHWTSEGNQIGFVVLYSLTFFFANFGPNTTTFVVPAEIFPARMRSTCHGISAAAGKAGALVGAFGFLYAAQSQDKTMTDAGYPPGIGVKNSLIMLGVVNFFGMFFTLLVPDYNGKCLEEISGENEIEDEMIDDRPQRDMFDNRTTPV